Proteins encoded by one window of Melanotaenia boesemani isolate fMelBoe1 chromosome 10, fMelBoe1.pri, whole genome shotgun sequence:
- the LOC121646947 gene encoding cytochrome P450 2F2-like: MFVTVLLLWLCVWFIILQFKSRRPRNFPPGPPALPILGNLFHLNLENPLKDFERLNKSYGNVYSLFIGPKPAVVINGLKAMKEAIVIKAADFSGRPQDSLVNDVVQTKGIVLADYGSVWRDHRRFALMTLRNFGLGKNSMEDRIHDEVQYTIKTLETSIGKTLSPQVMFHNAASNIICQVLFGKRYEYDDETIKTIVQCIMANLKMINGPWSMLYDSLPIIRTLPLPFRKVFKNYQTCENIVRHTVNEDKKTRDPGEPRHFVDCYLDELEKRGDQETSFSEQQLISTCLDLYGAGTDTTSNTVQTAFLYLMNYPHIQERCQQEIDQVLEGKDRPSFEDRNNMPYMQAVIHEVQRIANTVPLSVFHCTTRDTELMGYSIPKGTMIIQNLTSVLREEGQWKFPHEFNPENFLNEKGEFVKPEAFMPFSAGPRMCLGEGLARMELFLILVTLLRKFKFIWPEDAGEPDFTPVFGITMTPKPYRMKVQLRSEQ; the protein is encoded by the exons ATGTTTGTGACAGTACTTCTGTTATGGCTCTGTGTTTGGTTCATCATCCTCCAATTTAAATCTCGGAGGCCCAGGAACTTCCCCccgggaccccctgccctgcccATACTAGGAAACCTTTTCCATTTGAACCTGGAGAACCCTTTAAAGGACTTTGAGAGG CTGAACAAGTCTTATGGAAACGTCTACAGCCTCTTCATTGGTCCCAAACCAGCTGTAGTCATCAATGGGCTGAAGGCCATGAAGGAGGCCATTGTGATCAAGGCTGCTGATTTTTCAGGACGACCCCAAGACTCACTTGTTAATGACGTTGTCCAGACAAAAG GAATTGTTCTAGCAGACTATGGTTCTGTTTGGAGGGACCATCGTCGCTTTGCTCTGATGACTTTGAGGAACTTTGGTCTTGGGAAAAATTCAATGGAGGACAGGATCCATGATGAGGTTCAATACACCATTAAAACACTGGAAACCAGCATCG GTAAAACTCTGAGTCCTCAGGTCATGTTCCATAATGCAGCCTCTAACATCATCTGCCAGGTTCTCTTTGGTAAACGCTACGAGTACGATGATGAGACTATCAAAACGATTGTTCAGTGTATCATGgctaatttaaaaatgatcaatggaCCGTGGTCTATG CTCTATGACTCTCTTCCCATAATTCGTACCCTGCCTCTGCCATTCAGAAAGGTCTTTAAGAATTATCAG aCTTGTGAGAACATTGTAAGACATACGGTAAATGAGGACAAGAAGACCAGAGACCCTGGAGAGCCGCGACACTTTGTTGACTGCTATCTGGATGAACTGGAGAAG AGAGGAGATCAGGAAACTTCATTTTCAGAGCAGCAGCTCATATCAACGTGCCTCGATCTTTACGGCGCTGGAACCGACACCACCTCCAACACCGTGCAAACTGCTTTTCTTTACCTGATGAACTACCCACACATACAAG AACGGTGTCAGCAGGAGATCGACCAGGTGTTGGAGGGAAAGGATCGACCCAGTTTTGAGGATAGAAACAACATGCCGTACATGCAG GCTGTGATCCATGAAGTCCAGCGGATCGCCAACACTGTTCCTCTCAGCGTCTTTCACTGCACGACTAGAGACACTGAGCTGATGGGATACTCCATTCCCAAG GGTACAATGATCATCCAGAACCTGACCTCAGTTCTGAGGGAGGAGGGACAGTGGAAGTTCCCTCACGAGTTCAACCCTGAAAACTTCCTGAATGAGAAGGGAGAGTTTGTTAAACCAGAGGCCTTCATGCCTTTCTCTGCAG GTCCTCGGATGTGTCTGGGAGAGGGTCTGGCTCGTATGGAGCTCTTCCTCATCTTGGTGACTCTGCTGAGGAAGTTTAAGTTCATCTGGCCTGAAGATGCTGGAGAACCAGACTTTACTCCGGTTTTCGGGATCACTATGACTCCCAAACCTTATCGGATGAAGGTCCAGCTGAGATCAGAGCAGTGA